The bacterium genomic interval ATGTAGCGGCCGCCATCGAGATCGTGCCACTTGGGGGTGGGGAACCGGTAGAGGTCGATCGCCTCCCCTTCCAGCACGTTCTCGAGGATGGGGCCGTCGGCCACCTCTCGTGCCGGGACCGGCTCGATCCGGCCAAGGCGCTGCTCCCAGGCGTCGATCAGATCCAGCGCGCTGATCTCCGGATCCATGCCGAGGGTAAACGCGAGGCGGCGGCGCGCCCCCAGCGGATTGACCAGGACCTGATGGCCGCGTGGATAGCCGGGGATCGCGTCGAACAGCACGGCCGGCGACTCATCGGTGTGGTGGAGCATCTCGGTGATCCGCCCGATGTCCTCCTCCCAGGTCGCCCCATCGACTCGGCGGAGTTCCCCCATGCCCTCGACCGCCCGGAGCCAGTCGCGCAGGTCCGTATAGGGACCTGTCCGGCGACCGCGCTCCACCACTGTGCTCATCGGAACCCCCTCCGTGGCTTTTCTGTTTCAGGGGCCTTCACGTTTCGCGTTATTGTTATATTATTATATCATTCGGGCCGCCCCGAGGATGCCAGAGAGAACCAGGGGGTGGCGGCGCGCGACGAACATCGAGGGAGGGTCAGATGGCGAATCAGGAACGGCGAATCGCCCAGGAAGACCGGCTGCCGGAAGAGTGGCGAAAGAGCGCGTACGAGCGCTGGCTCGAGGCCGAGGGCATCCCGGTGGTGAGCGGGGTTGCGGTCCCGGATCTCCGCGGCATCGAGGTTGCGCCGTGGCCGCGGCTGGAGGCGCGCGGGGCGTACATCCGGCTGCTCGGCACGGAAGACACCAACAACGGATATATCTTGGAGATCGCTCCCGGAGGCGGGACGGCGGCGGAGCGGCACTTGTTCGAAGAGTTCTATTACGTTGTGGACGGTCGCGGTGGGTGCGAAGTATGGAACCAGGCCGGTGGCCGCCAGGCTTTTGAATGGCAGACCGGCAGCCTGTTCTCGATCCCGCTGAACTGTCAGCACCGGCTGCACAACGGTTCGGGCCGCGAACCAGCGCGCCTGCTGGGGGTAACGACCGCGCCGATGATGATGAACCTGCTCCACAACACCGACTTCCTCTTCAACTGTCCATACGACTTCCTGGATCGCTTCGACGGGCGCGAGGGATATTTCGGCGGAGAGGGCACGCTCTATCCCGGCCGGGTCTGGGACACCAATTTCGTCGCGGACGTGCAACGGTTCCAGCTCCACGACTGGGCGGAACGGGGCGCCGGAGGAAAGAACGTGATGTTCGAGTTCGCGAATAACACCCTGTGCGCCCACATCTCCGAGTTCCCGGTGGGCACGTACAAGAAGGCGCACCGCCACGGCCCAGGGGCGCATGTGATCATCCTGAACGGCGAGGGGTTCTCCGTGTTGTGGCCGGACGGCGCGCCGGACCTCACCGACGTGCCGTGGGCCCCCGGCACGATGTTCGTGCCCCCGGGGATGTGGTGGCACCAGCACTTCAACACCGGGCCGACGCCCGCCCGGTACCTGGCCATCCGGTGGGGCGGCGCCAAGTGGAAGGTGGCGCGCTACCTGGACATCCAGGGGGTCGACAAGAGCAAGAAGGACGGAGGCAATCAGATCGAATACGAGGACCAGGACCCGCGGATCCACCGCATGTTCGTCGAGCGCTGCGCCGCGCGCGGGGTGCCCGTCAAGATGGAGACCTTCTCAGTGCGGGTCTAGCGCGGTCGATGCACGAGGACGACCAAGAACATATCCACCTGGGGGGCGACGCGGACCCCGCGGTTTATGTCGGGGAGCACGTCCGCCTTCGCAGCGCGGGGATCGACATTGGGTCCTCGACGTCCCACCTGGTGTTCTCTGAGTTGGTGCTGACCCGCCAGGGCCGGTATCTGTCCAGCCGGTACCACGTCGTGAAACGGGACGTCACCTTTCGGTCGCGCGTCATCCTCACCCCGTACGCCTCGTCGTCGCAGATCGACACCGCGGGCGTGGCGCGGTTCATCGAGGACGCGTACCGCGAAGCCGAGCTCGCCCGCTCCGAGATCGATACCGGGGCCGTGATCACCACGGGGGAGGCGGCCATGAAAGAGAACGCCGCCCCGCTCATTCAGTTGTTCGCCGCGGACGCCGGCAAGTTTGTGTGCGCCACGGCGGGCCCGCATCTCGAGAGTCTGCTGGCGGCCCACGGGTCGGGGGCGGCCGCCCTCTCTCGGGAGCCCGAGCACGCCGTGGTCCTGAACGTCGACATCGGCGGCGGGACGACCAAATTTGCCGTCTGCCACAAGGGCACCGTGCAGGAGACGGCGGCCATCCACGTCGGGGCGCGGCTCCTGGCGTGGGACGGCGACGGCACGCTCTCTCGAATCGAGGAGCGGGGACGCGAGTTCGCCCGCGACGCCGGCGCGGATGTCGCGTTGGGGCATGTGGTGCCGGCGGCCCTGCTGGATGCCGTCGCA includes:
- a CDS encoding UbiD family decarboxylase, whose amino-acid sequence is MSTVVERGRRTGPYTDLRDWLRAVEGMGELRRVDGATWEEDIGRITEMLHHTDESPAVLFDAIPGYPRGHQVLVNPLGARRRLAFTLGMDPEISALDLIDAWEQRLGRIEPVPAREVADGPILENVLEGEAIDLYRFPTPKWHDLDGGRYIGTAVADVTLDPDSGWINFGTYRVMIHDRSRCGLYISPGKHGRLHRDKYFARGEPMPVLAMVGMDPMLFLASCLEVP
- a CDS encoding cupin domain-containing protein, which encodes MANQERRIAQEDRLPEEWRKSAYERWLEAEGIPVVSGVAVPDLRGIEVAPWPRLEARGAYIRLLGTEDTNNGYILEIAPGGGTAAERHLFEEFYYVVDGRGGCEVWNQAGGRQAFEWQTGSLFSIPLNCQHRLHNGSGREPARLLGVTTAPMMMNLLHNTDFLFNCPYDFLDRFDGREGYFGGEGTLYPGRVWDTNFVADVQRFQLHDWAERGAGGKNVMFEFANNTLCAHISEFPVGTYKKAHRHGPGAHVIILNGEGFSVLWPDGAPDLTDVPWAPGTMFVPPGMWWHQHFNTGPTPARYLAIRWGGAKWKVARYLDIQGVDKSKKDGGNQIEYEDQDPRIHRMFVERCAARGVPVKMETFSVRV